From a region of the Fischerella sp. JS2 genome:
- a CDS encoding sensor histidine kinase — MTPLSELKHLPEHYYNLVKRVFHQLSIRQKIILGYGLSLGVAVLGTTAGLLIGRNYFQQARYQMMMADEESHLFSTLQGELLEIQSYQQGIVPFLNHKPRLLQETSDLKTNVAEAEKLFSQLEEFSQSTSQVDLQALIKQYDDTVSLYFQQLRTLLDQISSLASSPQQVPKAQKLIQQFSQNTTALDFYKFSQELNKIAKTVRDRQEDADQAQNQASVLQALIIIGSILLSTAIAATLAIYTSTIIVRPLQTLTYVAQKVTQENNFDLQVSVTTKDEVATLADSLNQLIQQVKYLLKEQKAEAEARLIQSEKLSSLGRMIAGIAHEINNPINFIYGNLGSAKTYINDLFDLLQTYKAEFPDPNQVIEAKKEEIDFEFIEEDLPKLIKSMEFGAERTRDIIRSLKDFSRLDNCEAQSVNLHACIDSTLLILQNRLKKGIQVVCNYGDTQPVTGYTGLLYQVFMNLLINAIDALEEKVAQDQQFLPMITISTESMNSDWVVVRIADNGPGIPTENQDKIFDTFFTTKPRGIGTGLGLAITHQIIVEKHGGKLTFNSELNTGTEFTVTLPVVRR, encoded by the coding sequence ATGACCCCATTATCTGAATTAAAACATTTGCCAGAGCATTACTACAACCTGGTTAAACGAGTGTTCCATCAGCTCAGTATTCGACAAAAAATTATTCTTGGATATGGTCTTTCCCTGGGAGTTGCAGTTTTAGGAACAACGGCGGGATTATTGATTGGTAGAAATTACTTCCAACAAGCCAGATATCAAATGATGATGGCGGATGAAGAAAGTCATTTATTTAGTACTCTTCAAGGAGAATTGTTAGAAATCCAGTCCTACCAACAAGGAATTGTACCTTTTTTGAATCACAAGCCAAGGCTGCTACAGGAAACTTCTGATTTAAAAACTAATGTAGCAGAAGCTGAAAAGTTATTTTCTCAATTGGAAGAATTTAGTCAAAGTACATCACAAGTAGATTTACAGGCATTAATAAAACAGTATGACGATACTGTTAGCCTTTATTTCCAGCAACTGAGGACGCTTCTAGATCAGATTTCGTCACTCGCTTCTAGCCCACAGCAAGTGCCAAAAGCCCAAAAATTAATTCAGCAATTTAGTCAAAATACAACTGCACTTGATTTTTATAAATTTAGCCAGGAGTTAAACAAAATTGCCAAAACAGTTCGCGATCGCCAAGAAGATGCTGACCAAGCCCAAAACCAAGCATCAGTACTGCAAGCTCTAATTATCATCGGTAGCATTCTACTGTCAACTGCGATCGCTGCCACTTTGGCTATCTACACAAGTACTATCATTGTACGTCCCTTGCAAACCCTCACCTATGTTGCCCAAAAAGTTACCCAAGAAAACAATTTTGACTTGCAAGTATCCGTGACAACAAAAGATGAAGTCGCTACTCTTGCTGATTCTCTTAACCAGTTGATCCAACAAGTAAAATATCTTTTAAAAGAACAAAAAGCCGAGGCTGAAGCACGACTCATTCAAAGCGAAAAGCTATCTAGCTTAGGCAGAATGATTGCTGGTATTGCTCACGAAATCAATAATCCCATAAATTTTATCTATGGCAATTTAGGCAGTGCCAAAACTTATATCAACGACTTATTTGACTTATTGCAAACATATAAAGCTGAATTTCCTGATCCTAACCAAGTAATAGAAGCGAAAAAAGAAGAGATTGACTTTGAATTTATTGAAGAGGATTTACCAAAACTCATCAAGTCAATGGAATTTGGGGCAGAAAGAACACGAGACATCATCAGGAGTTTAAAAGATTTTTCTCGTTTGGATAACTGTGAAGCTCAGTCGGTTAATTTACATGCTTGTATAGACAGTACACTATTAATTTTGCAAAATCGTCTGAAAAAAGGTATTCAAGTTGTTTGTAATTATGGAGACACTCAACCTGTTACAGGTTATACAGGTTTACTCTATCAAGTATTTATGAATTTGTTAATTAATGCGATTGATGCTTTAGAAGAAAAAGTTGCTCAAGATCAACAATTTTTACCTATGATTACTATTTCTACAGAATCCATGAATAGTGATTGGGTAGTAGTGCGAATAGCAGATAATGGCCCTGGTATTCCTACAGAAAATCAAGATAAAATATTTGACACTTTCTTTACAACAAAACCACGAGGTATTGGTACTGGTTTAGGTTTGGCGATTACGCATCAGATAATTGTCGAAAAACACGGCGGTAAATTGACTTTTAATTCCGAACTCAATACGGGTACAGAATTTACGGTCACTTTACCAGTTGTGAGAAGGTGA
- a CDS encoding lipid-A-disaccharide synthase-related protein, which produces MSEVSALTPNSQIQEKNSHLRLLVLSNGHGEDAIAVRIVQELQQQLHPPEIFALPLVGEGYAYQNLSIPLIGSVRAMPSGGFIYMDGWQFLRDLGGGLIQLTFNQILTIRSWVNSQQKSGKNHAILAVGDLLPLLFAWMSGTKYAFVGTAKSEYHVRDEKGLLKRDNLLAHLGHFSGSVYHPWERWLMSHHRCKAVFPRDSLTTKILKKWSIPVFDVGNPMMDDLEPTFPTARFYSSNSEKRELGRPLIVTLLPGSRPPEAYANWQKILLAVSALISMQQTHNWDKFVFLGAIAPSLHFASMRQILQSHGWYPHPDCPVTIPDDNALTFYQKNAYFILTQKAYNDCLHMADIAIAMAGTATEQFVGLGKPAITMPGKGPQFNSKFAQTQSRLLGPSVILVEEPHEVTQAVRSLFANPDQLHVIAENGLRRMGKAGAARRIAECLIERVGC; this is translated from the coding sequence ATGAGTGAAGTGTCCGCTTTAACCCCTAACTCTCAAATTCAAGAAAAAAATTCTCACCTGCGGTTGTTAGTTTTGAGTAATGGTCATGGAGAAGATGCGATCGCAGTCCGGATAGTACAGGAACTTCAGCAACAACTGCACCCACCAGAAATTTTTGCTTTGCCTTTGGTAGGTGAAGGATACGCCTATCAAAACTTAAGTATTCCCCTGATTGGTTCAGTACGTGCCATGCCTTCTGGTGGATTTATTTACATGGACGGATGGCAATTTCTACGTGACCTGGGTGGGGGATTAATACAACTGACTTTTAACCAAATTCTAACTATCCGCAGTTGGGTCAATTCTCAACAAAAATCTGGTAAAAATCATGCCATCTTAGCTGTGGGGGATCTTTTGCCGTTATTGTTTGCTTGGATGAGTGGCACTAAGTACGCTTTTGTAGGCACAGCAAAATCAGAGTACCATGTACGGGATGAAAAGGGATTATTAAAACGCGATAACCTACTGGCACACTTGGGGCATTTTTCTGGTTCAGTTTACCATCCTTGGGAACGTTGGTTAATGAGCCATCACCGTTGTAAGGCGGTATTTCCTAGAGATTCGTTAACAACGAAGATATTAAAAAAGTGGTCTATTCCTGTCTTTGATGTGGGAAATCCCATGATGGATGATTTAGAACCAACCTTTCCCACAGCACGATTTTATAGTAGTAATAGCGAAAAAAGAGAATTGGGTCGACCGCTAATTGTCACTCTTCTACCAGGTTCGCGTCCTCCAGAAGCTTACGCAAACTGGCAGAAAATTTTGCTGGCGGTGTCTGCATTAATAAGTATGCAGCAGACCCATAATTGGGACAAATTCGTATTTTTAGGTGCGATCGCTCCTAGTTTACACTTTGCTAGTATGCGCCAAATTCTCCAATCTCACGGTTGGTATCCTCACCCAGATTGCCCTGTGACAATTCCTGATGACAATGCATTGACTTTTTACCAAAAAAATGCATATTTCATCTTGACCCAAAAAGCTTATAACGACTGCCTGCATATGGCAGATATAGCGATCGCGATGGCAGGAACAGCAACAGAACAATTTGTTGGTTTAGGTAAACCAGCAATCACTATGCCAGGAAAAGGACCACAGTTTAATTCCAAGTTTGCACAAACACAAAGTCGACTTTTGGGGCCAAGCGTCATTTTAGTAGAAGAACCCCATGAAGTTACCCAAGCAGTGCGATCGCTTTTTGCCAATCCGGATCAATTGCATGTCATTGCCGAAAATGGCCTGCGACGGATGGGTAAAGCAGGTGCAGCAAGGCGGATTGCAGAATGCTTGATAGAAAGAGTTGGTTGTTAG
- a CDS encoding phosphatidate cytidylyltransferase: protein MLSTTLGISPPFGNLIVTVLTFIYVFGLVALMNFCVTRFGLPQDISRKITHIGAGSIIIFLPLYSDLHWSKYLNILIMFVWLILLVQKGFFADSNDEAVKTMTRTGDRGELLKGPLYFVVVAIICGTLFYKTFPGIVAMICLGWGDGFAPIIGSRYGRWKYEILSNKTVEGSLAMFIFAFAASIFFVWLIIPSSLNISRIFIVALVAMLVEGCSPKEIDNLLIPATVIATTSFV from the coding sequence ATGCTATCTACTACCTTAGGAATCAGTCCGCCCTTTGGAAATTTAATCGTAACTGTGCTGACTTTTATTTATGTCTTTGGGCTGGTAGCGTTGATGAATTTCTGCGTTACTCGTTTTGGTCTACCTCAGGATATTAGCCGCAAAATTACACATATTGGTGCTGGTTCCATCATTATATTTTTGCCATTATATAGTGATTTACATTGGTCAAAATACTTGAATATTTTGATTATGTTTGTCTGGCTAATTCTGTTGGTACAAAAAGGTTTTTTTGCCGATTCTAATGATGAGGCAGTCAAAACCATGACTCGTACAGGTGACAGAGGTGAATTACTCAAAGGGCCACTTTATTTTGTAGTTGTAGCTATTATTTGTGGAACTTTATTTTACAAAACTTTCCCTGGAATTGTTGCTATGATATGTTTGGGTTGGGGTGATGGTTTTGCACCAATTATTGGCTCAAGATATGGTAGATGGAAATATGAAATATTGAGCAATAAAACAGTGGAAGGAAGCCTGGCAATGTTTATTTTTGCCTTTGCGGCTAGTATATTTTTCGTGTGGCTGATTATTCCCAGTAGTTTGAATATTAGCCGGATTTTCATAGTTGCTCTTGTTGCTATGTTAGTGGAAGGATGTAGTCCAAAAGAAATAGATAATCTTTTAATTCCAGCTACAGTTATTGCAACAACAAGTTTTGTCTAA
- a CDS encoding sensor histidine kinase — translation MVHELKCTGDYTVDSFSSFFYSGNFIPHGHCYLWKPELVWLHILTDSLIALSYFSIPLTLIYFVRKRQDVPFRSVFILFGAFIISCGTTHIMNIWTLWHPNYWLSGSIKTVTAIVSFYTALTLIPLVPQALALPSPAQLEAANNALQNEITERKRIESELRKYKENLEELVEQRTVELAKTNELLQQEVTQRQQSQEKMALLVKELESTNKELNDFAYIVSHDLKAPLRGISSLSEWLLADYADKFDHEGKELINLLIFRVHKIYNLIDAILQYSRVGRIKEEIRRVDLNDVVTEVIALLQPIENIQIEIANQLPIIKFEKTRIEQVFQNLLSNAIKFIDKPQGKITIACTEKNGYWQISITDNGPGIEKQHFERIFKIFQKLSDHKNPNSTGIGLAIVKKIIEMYEGEVWVESELGVGTTFFFTLKK, via the coding sequence ATAGTGCATGAACTCAAATGTACCGGAGATTATACAGTGGATTCTTTTAGTAGTTTTTTTTACAGTGGTAATTTTATCCCCCACGGTCATTGTTACCTATGGAAGCCGGAGTTAGTGTGGCTGCATATCTTAACAGATTCGCTCATTGCTCTGTCTTACTTCTCAATTCCACTGACACTAATTTATTTTGTCCGTAAAAGGCAAGATGTGCCATTTAGGAGTGTATTTATTTTATTTGGGGCATTTATTATCTCTTGTGGCACTACTCATATTATGAACATATGGACGCTATGGCATCCTAATTATTGGTTATCAGGTAGCATTAAAACTGTCACGGCTATAGTTTCGTTTTATACTGCTTTAACCTTAATTCCTCTAGTTCCCCAAGCACTTGCCCTTCCTAGTCCAGCGCAACTAGAAGCGGCGAATAACGCTTTACAAAACGAAATTACCGAACGCAAGCGGATAGAAAGCGAGTTACGCAAATATAAAGAAAATTTAGAAGAATTGGTTGAACAACGCACAGTTGAACTTGCCAAAACCAATGAACTACTCCAGCAAGAAGTCACTCAACGTCAGCAGTCTCAAGAGAAAATGGCATTATTGGTAAAAGAATTAGAAAGTACCAACAAAGAGTTAAACGATTTTGCATATATAGTATCCCATGATTTAAAAGCACCGCTTAGAGGAATTAGTTCGTTATCGGAATGGTTATTAGCTGACTATGCAGATAAATTTGATCATGAAGGTAAGGAATTAATTAATCTGTTAATATTTAGAGTCCACAAAATCTATAATTTAATAGACGCAATCTTACAATACTCACGAGTTGGACGCATTAAAGAAGAAATCAGACGAGTAGATTTAAATGATGTAGTCACAGAAGTAATTGCATTACTGCAACCCATTGAAAATATTCAAATTGAAATAGCTAACCAATTACCTATAATTAAATTTGAAAAAACTCGGATAGAACAAGTATTTCAAAACTTATTGAGTAATGCAATCAAATTCATAGACAAGCCACAAGGTAAGATCACAATTGCTTGTACCGAAAAGAATGGATATTGGCAAATAAGTATCACAGACAACGGGCCTGGAATTGAAAAACAACATTTTGAGCGAATATTTAAAATTTTTCAAAAATTATCAGATCACAAAAACCCAAATAGTACCGGCATAGGGCTTGCGATCGTTAAAAAAATTATAGAAATGTATGAAGGCGAAGTTTGGGTGGAATCAGAGTTAGGTGTAGGTACTACATTCTTTTTTACACTGAAGAAGTAG
- the pcrA gene encoding DNA helicase PcrA: protein MTIDFLSHLNPSQRCAVEHFCGPLLVVAGAGSGKTRALTYRIANLILQHRVDPENILAVTFTNKAAREMKERIQKLFAEQLAIAEFGEHFDLLPEYDQVRLKSRVWRSYIKDLWCGTFHSLFSRILRFDIEKYQDEKGRRWNRNFSIFDESDAQSLVKEIVTKQLNLDDKKFEPRSVRYAISNAKNKGLSPQEYETEQPNYRGRVIAEVYSKYQDRLAENNALDFDDLILVPVKLFQQNEQVLGYWYRKFRHILVDEYQDTNRTQYDLIRLLVTHGETNKHNWDWRDRSVFVVGDADQSIYSFRMADFTILLEFQQDFGDGLPDEDTRTMVKLEENYRSCENILQAANQLIENNTQRIDKVLRATRGAGEQIYFFKADDEIAEAEFVINQIRNLERENPELNWGSFAILYRTNAQSRPFEDLLVRAQIPYTVVGGLKFYDRKEIKDVLAYLRAIANPADTVSLLRVINTPRRGIGKATIDNLVGAAQELGTTLWEILSDETSVNTLAGRSAKSVNNFAAMISRWQAQLATVTASDILQGILEDSGYVQDLISQGTDEAEDRVQNVQELFNAVRQFEEENEEVSLGDFLASAALSSDLDNLKEGQAAVSLMTLHASKGLEFPVVYMVGLEQGLFPNYRSMNDPSALEEERRLCYVGITRAQERLFISHARERRLYGNREPAVRSQFLDELPEELLITHRPSSMTYAKSANGSIPQRETKARKSVAENWQVGDRVLHKIFGEGEITHVFGSGRKVSVAIKFDQLGQKIIDPQVAQLQRVD from the coding sequence ATGACTATTGACTTTCTCAGTCACCTCAATCCCAGTCAGCGCTGCGCTGTTGAACACTTTTGTGGCCCTTTGCTAGTTGTTGCTGGTGCAGGTTCCGGCAAAACACGAGCGTTAACTTACCGCATCGCTAATCTGATTTTGCAACATCGTGTCGATCCTGAAAATATCCTGGCAGTGACTTTCACTAACAAAGCTGCACGGGAAATGAAAGAACGTATCCAAAAATTATTTGCTGAACAATTGGCGATCGCAGAATTTGGTGAGCATTTTGACTTACTGCCAGAATACGACCAAGTCAGGCTAAAATCTAGAGTTTGGCGTTCTTATATCAAAGATTTATGGTGTGGTACTTTCCACAGTTTGTTTTCTCGAATTCTCCGCTTTGATATCGAAAAATACCAAGATGAAAAAGGACGTCGTTGGAATCGTAATTTTTCTATTTTTGATGAATCTGATGCCCAAAGTCTGGTGAAAGAAATCGTCACTAAGCAGTTAAACTTAGATGATAAAAAATTTGAACCACGTTCAGTACGCTACGCTATCAGCAACGCCAAAAATAAAGGTTTATCACCCCAAGAATATGAGACAGAACAGCCAAATTATCGAGGAAGAGTTATCGCAGAAGTTTATAGTAAATACCAAGATAGATTGGCAGAAAATAATGCCTTAGATTTTGATGATTTAATTCTTGTGCCTGTAAAATTATTTCAGCAAAATGAGCAGGTGTTAGGTTATTGGTATCGTAAGTTTCGCCATATTTTAGTAGACGAATATCAAGATACTAACCGGACTCAATATGATTTGATTCGGTTATTAGTGACACATGGTGAAACAAATAAGCATAATTGGGATTGGCGCGATCGCTCGGTTTTTGTTGTCGGTGACGCTGACCAATCAATCTATTCTTTTAGAATGGCTGACTTTACTATTTTACTGGAGTTTCAGCAAGATTTTGGTGATGGTTTGCCGGATGAAGATACTAGGACAATGGTAAAGTTAGAAGAAAATTACCGCTCCTGTGAAAATATTCTCCAAGCTGCCAACCAATTAATTGAAAATAATACCCAACGCATTGATAAAGTTCTCCGCGCTACCAGAGGTGCAGGCGAACAGATTTATTTTTTCAAAGCTGATGATGAAATTGCGGAAGCCGAATTTGTCATCAATCAAATTCGCAATTTAGAAAGAGAAAATCCGGAATTAAACTGGGGAAGTTTTGCTATACTTTATCGCACCAACGCCCAATCTCGCCCCTTTGAGGATCTTTTAGTCCGGGCGCAAATTCCCTACACTGTTGTTGGTGGGTTAAAGTTCTACGATCGCAAAGAAATTAAAGATGTACTAGCCTATTTAAGAGCGATCGCTAACCCAGCTGATACAGTCAGTTTATTACGGGTAATTAACACTCCGCGCCGTGGAATTGGTAAAGCTACTATTGACAACTTAGTTGGTGCTGCCCAAGAATTAGGAACGACTCTGTGGGAAATACTGAGTGATGAAACATCAGTTAATACCTTGGCTGGGCGTTCTGCCAAGTCTGTAAATAACTTTGCAGCTATGATTAGTCGTTGGCAAGCACAATTAGCAACCGTGACAGCTTCGGATATTTTACAAGGTATATTAGAAGACTCTGGTTATGTGCAAGACTTAATAAGCCAGGGAACAGACGAAGCAGAAGACAGAGTCCAAAACGTCCAGGAATTGTTCAACGCCGTACGCCAATTTGAAGAGGAAAACGAAGAAGTTTCTTTAGGAGATTTCCTGGCTAGTGCAGCCCTCAGTTCCGATTTAGATAATCTCAAAGAAGGACAAGCAGCCGTTTCCCTGATGACTCTCCACGCTTCTAAGGGTTTAGAGTTTCCTGTGGTGTATATGGTGGGGTTAGAACAGGGACTATTTCCTAACTACCGTTCCATGAACGATCCCTCGGCTTTGGAAGAAGAACGCCGTTTGTGTTATGTGGGAATTACTCGCGCCCAAGAAAGATTATTTATCTCCCACGCGCGGGAACGCCGCCTCTATGGTAATCGGGAACCCGCCGTGCGATCGCAATTCCTCGACGAACTACCCGAAGAATTATTAATTACCCATCGTCCTAGTAGCATGACTTACGCCAAATCAGCTAACGGTAGTATCCCACAGCGCGAAACCAAAGCCAGAAAAAGCGTTGCAGAAAATTGGCAAGTGGGCGATCGCGTCCTGCACAAAATCTTTGGCGAAGGTGAAATTACACACGTCTTTGGTTCTGGGAGAAAAGTTTCTGTAGCAATTAAGTTTGATCAGCTTGGTCAAAAAATTATTGATCCTCAAGTTGCACAGTTGCAACGAGTGGATTAG
- a CDS encoding helix-turn-helix domain-containing protein, with product MIQSTPNRMTDFRSDDNSQLLSVTQTARLLNVTRQRVHNLIKNGQIGACKLGRYYYVEAVEVERYKNQPTGKPYQPRSTTSQKKSIYNCQ from the coding sequence GTGATTCAAAGTACTCCTAATCGTATGACAGACTTCCGTTCAGATGACAACTCCCAATTACTTTCTGTAACTCAAACTGCCAGATTACTTAATGTAACCCGTCAGCGAGTTCACAACCTCATCAAAAATGGTCAAATTGGAGCTTGCAAACTTGGGCGTTACTACTACGTAGAAGCTGTTGAGGTAGAAAGATATAAGAATCAACCTACTGGAAAACCCTATCAGCCACGTAGTACAACTTCTCAAAAAAAATCTATTTACAATTGTCAATAG
- a CDS encoding site-specific DNA-methyltransferase, with translation MLPFQAIAPDVATQKGLQQVYMSEHGILYQGDCLKLLSALPDECVDLVFADPPFNLGKEYGEGVSDQMEVDKYLGWSKQWLGESIRVLKPGGSLFVFNLPKWCIEYGAYLNQKGMWFRHWIACRMPKAFPRGKKMSPAHYGLIYYTKGEPAVFNKVYTPIQVCRHCGGEIRDYGGHRKKLNEKGINLMDVWDTPEDVWEDVPDADPTEILWTLAEEMWTDIPPVRHRRHKKRVPNELAPIMLERIIAMASNPEQLVLDPFGGSGTTFYAAEKLHRYWIGSEIGDTEPAIERLTDLANGIIEQWESARGNKKLKQRKTNTLQLPIPYST, from the coding sequence ATGCTCCCATTTCAAGCGATCGCACCTGATGTTGCAACTCAAAAAGGATTGCAACAGGTTTATATGAGTGAGCATGGTATCCTCTATCAAGGAGACTGTCTTAAACTTCTGTCAGCGTTACCTGATGAGTGTGTAGACCTTGTATTTGCTGATCCACCTTTTAATCTTGGTAAAGAATATGGTGAAGGTGTCAGTGATCAGATGGAGGTGGATAAGTATTTAGGCTGGTCAAAACAGTGGCTTGGCGAGAGCATTCGAGTACTTAAACCTGGTGGCAGTTTATTTGTCTTCAACCTGCCTAAATGGTGCATAGAGTACGGTGCATATCTCAATCAGAAGGGGATGTGGTTTCGGCATTGGATTGCTTGCAGAATGCCGAAGGCTTTTCCCAGAGGTAAAAAGATGTCTCCTGCTCACTACGGACTGATCTATTACACTAAAGGAGAACCAGCTGTCTTCAACAAAGTTTATACACCAATTCAAGTTTGTCGGCATTGTGGTGGAGAAATTCGTGACTATGGTGGACATCGAAAAAAACTCAATGAAAAGGGTATTAATTTGATGGATGTCTGGGATACGCCGGAGGATGTTTGGGAAGATGTCCCTGACGCTGATCCTACAGAAATTTTATGGACATTAGCAGAGGAAATGTGGACTGATATTCCACCAGTTCGGCATCGTCGGCATAAAAAACGAGTTCCAAATGAACTGGCTCCCATTATGCTAGAGCGAATTATTGCAATGGCATCCAATCCAGAGCAGCTTGTGCTTGATCCATTTGGGGGTTCTGGCACTACATTCTATGCAGCAGAAAAATTACACCGTTACTGGATTGGTTCGGAAATTGGTGATACAGAGCCAGCAATAGAACGATTGACTGATTTGGCTAATGGAATAATAGAGCAATGGGAATCGGCAAGGGGAAACAAAAAATTGAAGCAACGCAAAACAAATACATTACAACTGCCAATTCCTTATTCTACATAG
- a CDS encoding restriction endonuclease encodes MKIVQEVSLISVGSFEESSDWSIIRAEIRDAISLIVHPPGTSSFTINPVKHGNGVKPIKEACMIALRDKFGWKLETSINYATRSPGRVDATKVIDNHLFALEWETGNISSSHRAVNKMVLGLLRGIFLGAISVLSSRKNYPYLTDRIGNYEELEPYFDVWRSVRLEEGFLAIFVIEHDQIDPNVPTITKGTDGRALV; translated from the coding sequence ATGAAAATTGTGCAAGAAGTTTCTCTAATCAGTGTTGGAAGTTTTGAAGAATCAAGCGATTGGTCTATCATTAGAGCGGAAATTCGTGATGCTATTTCTCTAATTGTTCATCCTCCTGGTACATCCAGCTTTACCATCAATCCAGTAAAGCATGGTAATGGTGTCAAGCCAATTAAAGAAGCTTGTATGATTGCACTGAGGGATAAATTTGGATGGAAGTTGGAAACTTCAATTAACTATGCAACCAGATCACCAGGAAGAGTGGATGCAACAAAAGTTATTGACAACCATCTTTTTGCACTTGAGTGGGAAACAGGCAATATTTCCTCAAGCCATAGAGCAGTCAATAAAATGGTTCTGGGATTGCTACGTGGTATTTTTCTAGGTGCTATCTCGGTACTTTCAAGTAGAAAAAATTACCCTTATTTAACTGATCGGATAGGCAACTATGAAGAGCTAGAGCCATACTTTGATGTTTGGCGCTCAGTCCGACTTGAAGAGGGTTTTCTGGCAATCTTCGTGATTGAACATGATCAGATAGATCCTAATGTACCAACAATTACTAAAGGAACAGATGGTCGTGCTTTAGTTTGA
- a CDS encoding GNAT family N-acetyltransferase, translating to MIIRHATEADLPKVVAIYNAAVPGRMATADLEPVSVESRRTWFSTRSPSKNPLWVIEVEGVAAGWLSLQSFYGRPAYHATAEVSIYVAPKYHRHGLGKQLLSQAINQSPCLGIKNLLGFIFAHNHPSLQLFAKFGFQNWGYLPKVAELDSVERDLVIMGRHI from the coding sequence ATGATTATTCGCCATGCGACTGAAGCTGACTTGCCAAAAGTTGTAGCAATTTATAATGCCGCAGTTCCGGGACGCATGGCAACTGCTGATTTAGAACCAGTGTCTGTAGAAAGTCGTCGTACTTGGTTTAGTACCCGATCGCCCTCAAAAAATCCACTTTGGGTAATTGAAGTCGAAGGCGTAGCGGCTGGATGGTTGAGTTTACAATCTTTTTACGGACGACCAGCCTATCATGCTACTGCTGAGGTTAGTATTTACGTAGCTCCTAAGTATCATCGCCACGGTTTAGGAAAGCAGCTACTATCTCAAGCAATTAACCAAAGTCCCTGCTTGGGCATTAAGAATTTATTAGGTTTTATTTTTGCTCATAACCATCCAAGCTTACAACTATTTGCAAAATTTGGCTTTCAAAATTGGGGATACCTACCCAAGGTTGCAGAATTGGATAGTGTAGAACGGGATTTAGTAATTATGGGACGACATATTTAA
- a CDS encoding D-alanyl-D-alanine carboxypeptidase family protein, which translates to MKNAEFSGKPRNSSPVSGEDIPAALRDTPDVAPKRRLSLLVLGIGGVLIVALLAVISGFLFAWTAPKKNVVSQPSPNNSTPANSQNNNTDQVLGHLPYTEAPESELAPISADGRQRLRKVAAQKYQEMVAAARSAGVILTPISGFRSVKEQEQLFFEVGAQRNQTPAQRAALSAPPGHSEHHTGYAVDIGDGTVPATNLNENFENTKAFQWLQTNAARFGFEMSFPKDNPQGVSYEPWHWRFVGDRDSLETFYRAKNIKPTQTPQ; encoded by the coding sequence TTGAAGAACGCTGAGTTTTCTGGAAAACCGCGAAACTCATCGCCTGTGTCTGGTGAAGATATTCCAGCAGCTTTACGCGATACTCCTGATGTCGCACCCAAAAGGCGTCTATCCCTCTTAGTTTTGGGAATTGGGGGAGTGCTTATTGTTGCGCTGTTGGCTGTAATTAGCGGTTTTTTGTTTGCCTGGACTGCACCGAAAAAAAATGTAGTTTCTCAGCCTTCCCCCAATAACTCAACTCCTGCGAATTCACAAAACAACAATACTGATCAAGTTCTCGGACATCTGCCATACACAGAAGCACCAGAATCAGAACTAGCACCAATTTCGGCAGATGGACGGCAAAGACTGCGAAAAGTAGCTGCCCAAAAATATCAGGAGATGGTGGCAGCAGCACGGAGTGCTGGTGTAATTTTGACACCTATTTCTGGTTTTCGTTCAGTTAAAGAGCAAGAACAATTATTCTTTGAAGTAGGCGCGCAACGCAATCAAACCCCAGCCCAGAGGGCAGCTTTGAGCGCTCCTCCTGGTCATAGCGAACATCATACAGGTTACGCTGTGGATATTGGGGATGGAACAGTACCAGCCACTAACTTGAATGAAAATTTTGAAAACACCAAAGCTTTTCAATGGCTACAAACAAATGCTGCTCGTTTTGGCTTTGAGATGTCCTTTCCCAAAGATAATCCCCAAGGTGTGAGTTATGAACCTTGGCATTGGCGTTTTGTAGGCGATCGCGACAGCTTAGAAACTTTCTACAGAGCCAAAAATATTAAGCCGACTCAAACGCCGCAATGA